In Streptomyces sp. NBC_01426, one genomic interval encodes:
- a CDS encoding PucR family transcriptional regulator translates to MCELLNRIWSRPRREWTRVVRKELPALAAGIVGELRDGIPGVSTRIEGIDDEVVRQRVESALLAALGYREPSVSRQDEVNPRQQDAHGGGSLPTLKAIPSQRLATGPEHARRELFAALTSDTRISETALAELAGAARWPLPASVRAIALASPGETQQLAAVLDDALAGLVNGQPCLLVPTPDPEARTTLEGSLRGRFAAVGHPVPPRDTASSLRWAVRLLNLTPTRSGPDARAVFVDDHLSTLMLLQDEPLAQALAARWLRPLADLTPRQSERLEVTLLAWLEGGGAPEAAKALSVHPQTVRYRMRQLEKLFGAGLRDPRTRFELEMALRSRRLMAQVRRQHSRVTRRARVVTAEFRPPLGAGRMARINGL, encoded by the coding sequence ATGTGTGAACTTCTGAACCGCATCTGGTCCCGCCCGCGCCGGGAATGGACCCGGGTCGTGCGGAAGGAACTGCCCGCGCTGGCCGCGGGGATCGTGGGGGAGCTTCGGGACGGCATTCCCGGTGTCTCCACCCGGATCGAGGGCATCGACGACGAAGTCGTCCGGCAGCGGGTGGAGTCGGCCCTGCTGGCCGCCCTCGGGTACCGCGAACCCTCGGTATCCCGACAGGATGAGGTGAATCCTCGGCAACAGGACGCGCACGGAGGCGGCTCGTTGCCCACCCTCAAGGCGATCCCTTCCCAACGGCTCGCCACAGGGCCCGAACACGCTCGACGAGAACTCTTCGCCGCTCTCACGTCTGACACGCGCATCTCCGAAACAGCCCTGGCGGAACTGGCCGGGGCGGCCCGCTGGCCCCTGCCCGCCTCCGTACGGGCCATCGCCCTGGCATCGCCCGGCGAAACCCAGCAACTCGCGGCCGTCCTGGACGACGCCCTGGCCGGACTGGTCAACGGCCAACCCTGCCTCCTGGTCCCCACCCCCGACCCCGAGGCCCGCACCACACTCGAAGGCTCCCTGCGCGGCCGATTCGCCGCCGTCGGCCACCCCGTCCCACCCCGCGACACCGCCTCCTCCCTCCGCTGGGCGGTGCGCCTGCTCAACCTCACCCCCACCCGGTCCGGCCCCGACGCACGCGCCGTGTTCGTCGACGACCACCTCTCCACCCTCATGCTCCTCCAGGACGAACCCCTGGCCCAGGCCCTGGCCGCACGCTGGCTGCGCCCCCTGGCCGACCTCACACCCCGCCAGAGCGAACGACTCGAAGTCACCCTCCTCGCCTGGCTGGAAGGCGGCGGCGCACCCGAAGCCGCCAAGGCCCTCAGCGTCCACCCCCAGACCGTCCGCTACCGCATGCGGCAACTGGAGAAGCTCTTCGGCGCCGGACTGCGCGACCCCCGCACCCGCTTCGAACTGGAGATGGCCCTGCGCAGCCGGCGCCTCATGGCCCAGGTCAGGCGCCAACACTCCCGAGTGACCCGCAGAGCCCGCGTCGTCACCGCCGAATTCCGCCCACCGCTCGGCGCCGGACGCATGGCCCGAATCAACGGCCTGTAA
- the eno gene encoding phosphopyruvate hydratase, producing the protein MSAKADAAVNAVIETVTARRIIDSRGNPTVEVDVVLADGSLGRAAVPSGASTGAREAVELRDEDSSRWHGKGVDRAVAHVNGEIAASVRGRDAADQEGLDAALIALDGTATKSRLGANAILGVSLAAAKAAAAAHRRPLYRYLGGADAHLLPLPMMNIVNGGAHADNPLDFQEFMIAPVGADTFAEAVRMGSEVFHTLRRELLAAGHSTGVGDEGGFAPALRTAEEALDFVMAAIERTGYHPGTDIGLIMDPASSEFFRDGVYDYAGEGVRRTPSENVDYLTKLIDAYPIVSIEDPMAENDWDGWRELTARVGDRCQLTGDDVFCTNETLLREGIRTGVGNSILVKVNQIGTLTEALAAVATAHQAGWTAVMSHRSGETEDTTIADLAVATGCGQIKTGSLSRSDRTAKYNQLIRIEEELGDSARYAGRSALRRA; encoded by the coding sequence ATGTCCGCAAAGGCAGACGCGGCCGTCAACGCCGTCATCGAGACCGTCACCGCCCGCCGGATCATCGACAGCCGGGGCAACCCCACGGTCGAGGTCGATGTCGTTCTGGCGGACGGGTCCCTGGGGCGTGCGGCCGTTCCCTCCGGAGCCTCCACCGGTGCCCGCGAGGCGGTGGAACTGCGCGACGAGGACTCCTCGCGCTGGCACGGCAAGGGCGTCGACCGCGCGGTGGCCCACGTCAACGGGGAGATCGCGGCGTCCGTGCGCGGCCGGGACGCTGCGGACCAGGAGGGCCTCGACGCCGCGCTGATCGCCCTCGACGGCACCGCCACGAAGTCCCGCCTCGGCGCCAACGCGATCCTCGGCGTCTCCCTCGCTGCCGCCAAGGCCGCGGCGGCGGCCCACCGCCGGCCGCTCTACCGATACCTCGGCGGTGCGGACGCCCACCTCCTGCCGCTGCCGATGATGAACATCGTCAACGGCGGCGCCCACGCCGACAATCCCCTGGACTTCCAGGAGTTCATGATCGCCCCCGTCGGCGCGGACACCTTCGCCGAAGCCGTCCGCATGGGTAGCGAGGTCTTCCACACCCTGCGCCGCGAACTGCTGGCCGCCGGGCACTCCACGGGCGTCGGCGACGAGGGCGGCTTCGCTCCCGCGCTGCGTACCGCCGAGGAGGCGCTCGACTTCGTGATGGCCGCCATCGAGCGCACCGGGTACCACCCCGGCACGGACATCGGCCTGATCATGGACCCGGCGTCGTCGGAGTTCTTCCGCGACGGGGTGTACGACTACGCGGGGGAGGGCGTGCGCCGCACCCCCTCCGAGAACGTCGACTACCTGACCAAGCTCATCGACGCCTACCCGATCGTCTCCATCGAGGACCCGATGGCGGAGAACGACTGGGACGGTTGGCGCGAGCTGACCGCCCGCGTCGGCGACCGCTGCCAGCTCACCGGCGACGACGTGTTCTGCACCAACGAGACGCTGCTCCGCGAGGGCATCCGCACCGGCGTCGGCAACTCGATCCTGGTCAAGGTCAATCAGATCGGTACCCTGACCGAGGCGCTGGCCGCGGTGGCCACCGCCCACCAGGCCGGCTGGACGGCTGTCATGTCGCACCGCTCGGGCGAGACGGAGGACACCACCATCGCGGACCTGGCGGTCGCCACCGGCTGCGGCCAGATCAAGACCGGATCGCTCTCCCGCTCCGACCGAACGGCGAAGTACAACCAACTGATCCGCATCGAAGAGGAACTGGGCGACTCGGCGCGCTACGCGGGCCGCTCCGCACTGCGTCGGGCGTGA
- a CDS encoding MarR family winged helix-turn-helix transcriptional regulator, giving the protein MPTSEAAAIAAELRTAMGKLTRRVTHEDRIPLGQVAVLGALDRDGAMTTSDLAADQRVRPQSMARAVGLLMEQNLITRRAHPTDGRKSLVELTDAGRAALEAERGRRVGWLAQAIEAELTPEERALLARSAALLERLAAR; this is encoded by the coding sequence ATGCCCACCTCGGAAGCCGCCGCCATCGCCGCCGAACTGCGCACCGCGATGGGCAAGCTCACCCGACGCGTCACACACGAGGACCGCATCCCGCTGGGCCAGGTCGCGGTGCTCGGTGCACTCGACCGCGACGGCGCCATGACCACCAGCGACCTCGCCGCCGATCAGCGCGTACGCCCCCAGTCGATGGCGCGGGCGGTGGGGCTCCTCATGGAACAGAACCTGATCACGCGCCGTGCGCACCCCACGGACGGCCGCAAGTCGCTGGTCGAGCTGACGGACGCGGGCCGGGCGGCGCTCGAAGCGGAGCGCGGCCGCCGGGTCGGCTGGCTCGCGCAGGCCATTGAGGCCGAACTCACGCCAGAGGAGCGGGCGTTGTTGGCGCGAAGCGCTGCCCTGCTGGAGCGGCTCGCCGCACGCTGA
- a CDS encoding TerD family protein, which yields MVHRLEPLVIRHTHRIPCPTGPVGEGAVAAQQFDAALMSVGFKLSAELLAHLSGLSEGAVVETAVRTLGIVREMVGDHVRHNAYFIDFPANVPNTLDFWMRCIRDALADDTTRASTLEQLSAGVVNLLTLPSYGNVRHTYAEMLAHHDELIAAAGHRVTVLHPGGALDAEISSLYLALAGSTTPLGEDGLHDLGVLAGHCADGPQPEEIPVRENRAVVNHARLMAGAGLLLDTVTDVLRLACALVGGDVTLREPTRLRTVPRSVRRALLAGLDAVVAASPAKLADVHAHRERWKRLGERLHPHEYPQWPHAADVFAVARGEKTARSLDSRVEDLLARGDTTAAAELLKAAPGKLFRSLDQLLRDSFTQDERDVVVAAAEQVVPEVSGRVVLSVRQHLHNRERETGEQRVFVNRLGRAWVAEDDRRPVYAPERKRLIAALDAELRRRLPAAAHLLIDPDVLDVALPLSGNATASGLGVLPRGSVSRVDGELLRFFVYWKQSEHSTDYDLSAALLNADYSTASWLSYTHLRGVEGEHSGDITNAPDGASEFINLRLGAVRAACIVPQINIFSGEGFEEVEESFFGFMLRDGEQEGRPFEPRTVRMKSELRGPGRVALPLVFLRGSDGRWRAKWLNLYLKGTPSSNRVEGNRVTVATLLRAIVEREHLTVRHLTELMTGSATTVTLWDGETVPAGPVTYIGLERPAGLHPGSRIVTPENLRDLIPA from the coding sequence ATGGTCCACCGACTCGAACCCCTGGTCATCCGGCACACCCATCGCATCCCCTGCCCCACAGGACCCGTCGGGGAAGGCGCCGTCGCGGCGCAGCAGTTCGACGCCGCGCTGATGTCCGTGGGCTTCAAGCTCTCGGCCGAGCTGCTCGCCCACTTGTCGGGGCTCTCCGAGGGCGCCGTCGTGGAGACCGCCGTACGGACGCTGGGCATCGTCCGGGAGATGGTCGGCGACCACGTCCGGCACAACGCGTACTTCATCGACTTCCCCGCCAACGTCCCGAACACCCTCGACTTCTGGATGCGGTGCATCCGGGACGCGCTCGCCGACGACACCACGCGCGCGAGCACGCTGGAGCAGCTGAGCGCCGGTGTGGTGAACCTGCTCACCCTCCCGTCGTACGGAAACGTCCGGCACACCTACGCCGAGATGCTCGCCCACCACGACGAGCTGATCGCCGCCGCGGGGCACCGTGTGACGGTCCTGCACCCGGGCGGCGCCCTCGACGCCGAAATCTCCTCCCTCTACCTGGCGTTGGCCGGCAGCACCACCCCACTCGGCGAGGACGGCCTGCACGACCTGGGGGTCCTCGCCGGCCACTGTGCCGACGGGCCGCAGCCCGAGGAGATCCCCGTACGGGAGAACCGCGCCGTGGTCAACCACGCCCGGCTGATGGCCGGTGCGGGCCTGCTGCTGGACACGGTCACCGATGTGCTCCGTCTGGCGTGCGCGCTTGTGGGGGGCGACGTCACGCTGCGGGAGCCGACGCGGCTGCGCACCGTGCCCCGATCGGTGCGCCGGGCGCTGCTCGCGGGCCTGGACGCGGTCGTCGCCGCGTCGCCGGCCAAGCTCGCCGACGTACACGCCCACCGCGAGCGGTGGAAGCGGCTCGGCGAGCGGCTCCACCCGCACGAGTACCCGCAATGGCCGCACGCGGCCGACGTGTTCGCCGTCGCCCGCGGCGAGAAGACGGCGCGCTCCCTGGACAGCCGCGTCGAGGACCTGCTCGCCCGGGGCGACACCACCGCCGCGGCCGAGCTGTTGAAAGCCGCACCGGGAAAGCTCTTCCGATCCCTGGACCAGTTGCTGCGCGACTCCTTCACCCAGGACGAGCGCGACGTCGTCGTGGCCGCCGCCGAGCAGGTCGTCCCCGAGGTCTCCGGCCGGGTCGTGCTGTCCGTGCGTCAGCACCTGCACAACCGTGAGCGGGAGACCGGCGAGCAGCGCGTGTTCGTCAACCGCCTCGGCCGTGCCTGGGTCGCCGAAGACGACCGCCGACCGGTGTACGCGCCCGAGCGCAAGCGGCTGATCGCCGCGCTCGACGCCGAGCTGCGCCGCCGGCTGCCCGCCGCGGCCCATCTGTTGATCGACCCGGACGTCCTGGACGTGGCGTTGCCACTGAGCGGCAACGCCACCGCGTCCGGGCTGGGCGTACTGCCGCGCGGCTCGGTGTCCCGCGTCGACGGAGAACTGCTGCGCTTCTTCGTGTACTGGAAGCAGAGCGAGCACTCCACCGACTACGACCTGTCGGCAGCGCTCCTGAACGCCGACTACTCGACCGCCTCCTGGCTGTCGTACACCCATCTGCGCGGGGTCGAGGGCGAGCACTCCGGCGACATCACGAACGCGCCGGACGGAGCCTCGGAGTTCATCAACCTGCGTCTGGGCGCTGTGCGCGCCGCCTGCATCGTTCCGCAGATCAACATCTTCTCCGGAGAGGGCTTCGAGGAGGTCGAGGAGTCGTTCTTCGGGTTCATGCTGCGCGACGGCGAACAGGAGGGACGCCCGTTCGAGCCGCGCACGGTACGCATGAAGTCGGAACTGCGCGGTCCGGGCCGGGTCGCCCTGCCGCTGGTCTTCCTGCGCGGTTCCGACGGCCGGTGGCGCGCCAAGTGGCTGAACCTCTACCTGAAGGGGACTCCGTCGTCGAACAGGGTCGAGGGCAACCGGGTGACGGTCGCGACGCTGCTGCGCGCCATCGTCGAGCGCGAGCATCTCACCGTGCGCCACCTCACGGAGTTGATGACCGGCAGCGCGACGACCGTCACCCTGTGGGACGGCGAGACGGTTCCGGCGGGACCCGTCACCTACATCGGCCTGGAGCGCCCCGCCGGCCTGCACCCGGGGTCGCGGATCGTCACTCCCGAAAACCTGCGTGACCTGATCCCCGCCTGA
- a CDS encoding DUF5825 family protein, protein MTPALTGTEPFTVTASRDYDPEVGTRPDMSLGRYEIDMAGGEAARRLFAAGARHVTLPRPVDVTDAADAAWSVRALSFVGDLSSLAISVDWQLHTGPDPEAWRHYGHLHPPTAVLGTADPAATALAWRNAYYICKCIFRYGPGFIQVRDRRYGELRRFTIDEPDYHEAIATLVDGARADAIPGPILDDLMDETLVLRFGDCLWWAPYRVRRWSEAPLVI, encoded by the coding sequence ATGACACCAGCACTCACCGGCACGGAACCCTTCACCGTGACCGCCTCACGGGACTACGACCCCGAGGTGGGCACACGGCCCGACATGTCCCTGGGCCGCTACGAGATCGACATGGCCGGCGGCGAGGCCGCCCGGCGGCTCTTCGCCGCCGGGGCCCGGCACGTCACCCTCCCTCGCCCGGTCGACGTGACGGACGCGGCCGACGCCGCCTGGTCGGTCCGGGCGCTCAGCTTCGTGGGCGACCTGTCCAGTCTGGCCATCTCGGTCGACTGGCAGCTCCACACCGGCCCGGACCCCGAGGCCTGGCGTCACTACGGCCATCTCCACCCGCCGACCGCCGTCCTCGGCACCGCCGACCCGGCCGCGACGGCACTCGCGTGGCGCAACGCGTACTACATCTGCAAGTGCATCTTCCGGTACGGCCCCGGGTTCATCCAGGTACGTGACCGGCGCTACGGCGAGCTGCGCCGCTTCACCATCGACGAACCGGACTACCACGAGGCCATCGCGACCCTTGTCGACGGTGCCCGCGCCGACGCGATCCCGGGGCCGATCCTGGACGACCTCATGGACGAGACTCTCGTCCTCCGTTTCGGCGACTGCCTCTGGTGGGCCCCGTACCGGGTCCGCCGCTGGTCGGAGGCACCGCTGGTGATCTGA
- a CDS encoding RiPP maturation radical SAM C-methyltransferase → MRVLLVNMPWAPIDLPSLALGILKRSVDERVPHGAADVLHANIEYVDWITKNTEFTLEDYSYYALGSYFLGCGDWVFSSALYDDPQWRVPEFTAAMSSRVRGARMEMTKALHATAPDFVRYIAERIVELAPDVVGFTSTFQQNTAALAAAKYVKRLAPHIVTAMGGANCDGKQGETVHRNFPFVDYVLRGEGEVSFPALLRALDAGEPLSEVPGLCRRAADGASVVNAMSTKPLPPASILPPDYAGYFERLATSHARHWVEPKLVVEGARGCWWGEKHHCTFCGLNGSFMQFRSKSPDVFYDEIIELARKHRVLDMYVVDNILDMGYVNTVLPRIIDSGFDLRMHIEIKSNMRRGQLQTLADAGLIFVQPGIESLNSRVLTLMDKGVTGGQNVRMLRDAATVGLSVAWNYLHGFPGEDVEDYDDVVAQLASLEHLNPPVGPSSRIAIERFSPYFNNPGLGFSELRAAEPYRLTYDLPDAEMFDLAYVFDVPPRGIGEDVVDRLDEGIAHWKRNYAGSRLTHCDLEDRIVLVSKRRAFDWTHLELTDPFELALFRLLDQPHTVKAAARKLHEEHHVGEDALREVLRRWRALGVVFEDNGQFVQIAPPALNEEFLRIDFMRHTSARDGELAATTA, encoded by the coding sequence ATGCGCGTACTCCTGGTGAACATGCCCTGGGCCCCGATCGATCTCCCGTCGCTGGCCCTCGGAATTCTCAAGCGCAGCGTCGACGAGCGGGTCCCCCATGGTGCGGCGGACGTTCTCCACGCCAATATCGAATACGTGGACTGGATCACCAAGAACACGGAATTCACCCTGGAGGACTATTCCTACTACGCACTCGGCTCCTATTTCCTGGGCTGCGGCGACTGGGTGTTCTCCTCCGCCCTCTACGACGACCCCCAGTGGAGGGTTCCCGAGTTCACCGCAGCGATGAGCAGCCGAGTACGCGGTGCCCGAATGGAGATGACGAAGGCGCTGCACGCGACCGCGCCGGATTTCGTCCGGTACATCGCCGAGCGCATCGTCGAACTCGCCCCGGACGTGGTCGGTTTCACCTCCACGTTCCAGCAGAACACCGCCGCCCTGGCGGCCGCGAAGTACGTCAAGCGCCTCGCACCGCACATCGTGACGGCCATGGGCGGCGCCAACTGCGACGGCAAGCAAGGCGAGACCGTGCACCGCAACTTCCCCTTCGTGGACTACGTCCTGCGCGGCGAGGGCGAGGTGTCCTTCCCGGCGCTGCTCAGGGCGCTGGACGCGGGCGAGCCGCTGTCAGAGGTTCCCGGGCTGTGCCGGCGCGCCGCGGACGGCGCCTCCGTGGTCAACGCCATGAGCACCAAACCGCTGCCACCCGCCTCGATCCTGCCGCCGGACTACGCGGGCTACTTCGAGCGGCTCGCCACCTCCCACGCGCGGCACTGGGTCGAGCCCAAGCTGGTGGTCGAGGGCGCACGGGGCTGCTGGTGGGGGGAGAAGCACCATTGCACCTTCTGCGGGCTGAACGGCTCCTTCATGCAGTTCCGCAGCAAGAGCCCGGACGTGTTCTACGACGAGATCATCGAACTGGCGCGCAAGCATCGGGTGTTGGACATGTACGTCGTCGACAACATCCTGGACATGGGGTACGTGAACACGGTGCTGCCGCGCATCATCGACAGCGGGTTCGACCTGCGCATGCACATCGAGATCAAGTCCAACATGCGGCGCGGCCAGCTCCAGACCCTCGCCGACGCCGGCCTGATCTTCGTCCAGCCGGGCATCGAGAGCCTCAACAGTCGGGTACTGACGCTGATGGACAAGGGCGTGACCGGCGGCCAGAACGTCCGGATGCTCCGAGACGCCGCCACCGTCGGCCTCTCGGTGGCCTGGAACTACCTGCACGGCTTCCCCGGCGAGGACGTCGAGGACTACGACGACGTGGTGGCCCAACTCGCCTCGCTGGAGCACCTCAACCCGCCCGTGGGCCCGTCCTCGCGGATCGCGATCGAGCGGTTCAGCCCGTACTTCAACAACCCCGGGCTCGGCTTCTCCGAACTGCGCGCCGCCGAACCGTACCGGCTCACCTACGATCTCCCCGACGCCGAGATGTTCGACCTGGCGTACGTCTTCGACGTGCCGCCCCGCGGGATCGGAGAGGACGTCGTCGACCGCCTCGACGAAGGCATCGCGCACTGGAAGCGGAACTACGCCGGCAGCCGTCTCACCCATTGCGATCTGGAGGACCGGATCGTCCTCGTCAGTAAACGGCGCGCGTTCGACTGGACGCACCTGGAACTGACCGACCCGTTCGAACTGGCCCTGTTCCGGCTCCTCGACCAGCCGCACACGGTGAAGGCGGCCGCCCGCAAGCTGCACGAGGAGCACCACGTGGGCGAGGACGCCCTACGGGAGGTACTGCGGCGGTGGCGGGCGCTCGGGGTGGTCTTCGAGGACAACGGCCAGTTCGTGCAGATCGCGCCCCCCGCGCTCAACGAGGAGTTCCTGCGGATCGACTTCATGCGGCACACCTCCGCCCGCGACGGCGAACTCGCCGCGACGACCGCCTGA
- a CDS encoding alpha/beta hydrolase family protein codes for MTAAPSKATTRTYGVYRPVLPVTSPGNPHRMVYTGDADGRCEIFAWDRSSGVERQLTDRPHGTLLCAIDDDEAVWWFDEDLGGSGAWRTRHFDGGPDRPALAGVPYGRPAGLALAAGGTVAVGIRTPEGLGVHMGRRGGTGTCVLQATGSGTLCDLAPGGGLLAVSGPAHSAHAVTLLTPDGTTVAVLSGTRERTWALGFAPTPAPTPSRGPEPTPGRTLLLVMRERAGRYHLGTWAPGRGLELLSWCSFDTETTARWYPGEGGARVLVRQDRHGRSRLFTADLDRRELTPVPTPEGSILDASPAADGDVHFIWTDAVNVPRALSLSGAPLPGQSQWRLPRFGHRQDLWTPGPEGPVHTFVTTPADRPAPHPLVFLVHGGPADHDRDAYDPMVQTLVGSGYAVARVNYRGSTGYGPRWRSAYSEGVGHTQVADLVRARAELLERGIGREGAVGLCGTSWGGYLTLLAMGTRPDLWNVGVAVKPLADCVTAFRHSTPALQALDTALFGGTPDQVPDAYAHASPSSYAAAIRSPLLIVAARQDAKCPPEQVEAYLAVLRAGGVAHELLWLDSGHDGYDGADHLAVIRRSLRFLGRGLPSASVPAEPSPHPERG; via the coding sequence GTGACGGCGGCCCCGTCCAAGGCGACCACGCGCACCTACGGCGTCTACCGACCCGTGCTGCCGGTGACCAGCCCCGGGAACCCGCACCGGATGGTGTACACCGGGGACGCCGACGGCCGGTGCGAGATCTTCGCCTGGGACCGCTCCAGCGGCGTGGAAAGGCAGTTGACGGACCGCCCGCACGGCACACTGCTGTGCGCCATCGACGACGACGAGGCCGTGTGGTGGTTCGACGAGGACCTCGGCGGCAGCGGAGCGTGGCGCACCCGACACTTCGACGGCGGCCCGGACCGTCCGGCGCTGGCCGGGGTGCCGTACGGGCGGCCCGCGGGCTTGGCGCTGGCGGCCGGGGGCACGGTGGCCGTCGGCATCCGGACCCCCGAAGGACTCGGCGTCCACATGGGGCGGCGCGGCGGCACCGGCACGTGCGTCCTGCAGGCGACGGGTTCCGGCACGCTGTGCGACCTGGCGCCGGGCGGCGGACTGCTGGCGGTGTCCGGACCGGCGCACTCCGCCCACGCCGTGACACTGCTGACCCCGGACGGGACGACCGTCGCGGTGCTGTCCGGGACCAGGGAACGCACCTGGGCGCTCGGCTTCGCGCCGACACCCGCTCCGACGCCGTCCCGCGGACCCGAACCGACGCCCGGCCGCACCCTGCTGCTGGTCATGCGCGAACGGGCCGGCCGCTACCACCTCGGTACCTGGGCCCCCGGGCGCGGACTGGAGCTTCTGTCCTGGTGTTCGTTCGACACGGAGACGACCGCCCGCTGGTACCCGGGCGAGGGTGGCGCCCGGGTCCTGGTACGGCAGGACCGGCATGGCCGCAGCCGGCTGTTCACCGCCGACCTGGACCGCCGCGAGCTGACCCCGGTGCCCACCCCGGAGGGCAGCATCCTGGACGCGTCACCGGCCGCCGACGGTGACGTGCACTTCATCTGGACCGACGCGGTGAACGTACCGCGCGCGCTGTCCCTGTCGGGTGCGCCGCTGCCCGGGCAGAGCCAATGGCGCCTTCCCCGCTTCGGTCACCGCCAGGACCTGTGGACGCCCGGCCCCGAAGGCCCCGTACACACCTTCGTCACCACACCCGCCGACCGTCCCGCGCCGCACCCGCTGGTCTTCCTCGTCCACGGCGGCCCCGCCGACCACGACCGCGACGCCTACGACCCCATGGTGCAGACCCTCGTCGGCTCGGGCTACGCCGTGGCCCGCGTCAACTACCGCGGCTCGACCGGCTACGGGCCGCGCTGGCGCTCCGCCTACTCCGAGGGCGTCGGCCACACCCAGGTCGCCGACCTGGTGCGGGCCCGCGCCGAGCTGCTGGAGCGGGGCATCGGTCGCGAGGGCGCCGTCGGCCTGTGCGGCACGTCGTGGGGCGGCTACCTGACGCTCCTCGCCATGGGAACCCGTCCGGACCTGTGGAACGTCGGGGTGGCCGTCAAACCGCTCGCCGACTGCGTGACGGCCTTCCGGCACTCCACGCCCGCCCTCCAGGCGCTGGACACCGCGCTGTTCGGCGGCACTCCGGACCAGGTGCCCGACGCCTACGCCCACGCCTCCCCGTCCTCGTACGCGGCCGCGATCCGTTCCCCGCTGCTGATCGTCGCCGCGCGGCAGGACGCCAAGTGCCCGCCGGAACAGGTCGAGGCGTACCTGGCCGTGCTGCGCGCGGGTGGTGTGGCCCACGAGCTGTTGTGGCTGGACTCGGGCCACGACGGCTACGACGGGGCCGACCACCTGGCCGTGATCCGGCGATCCCTCAGATTTCTCGGCCGCGGGCTGCCTTCGGCGTCCGTACCGGCCGAGCCGTCCCCGCACCCGGAGAGGGGGTGA
- a CDS encoding MFS transporter — protein sequence MRDEAEEDLRPSGPDLSEDPPLSPFRRRDFLLFWTAGAIDGLGTCASSLFLPLILLGAGYPAGLAGLVATVALVSGLVVSPVAGVFADRWPRKPMMCAAALVAAGAMGSVFVTVALGHVVLAHVLVAAVIEQAASATYGAAASGTIRRLVPPQEYARAIGHLQARDQAVQIVGPTLGGVLYQLARWVPLLADAASFLLVAALSKAIRTDLTPERDGPAASFTRDLAEGLRFVRAEPFLRFVVVWTAGINALLGALYFHAVFASHARGAGPSAIGLILTLAGVGGLLGALAAPWLVRRVPAARIVTGASWAMVPTAAGLAFASRTWAYGLLLSGVSLIVPSVVVVLQTRAVLVTPDRLLARMGTVLGTAGQGVAVLAPLAAGVLVTAYGGRAVALGCAGAFAGLALYATARAGLVVREVP from the coding sequence TTGAGGGACGAGGCCGAGGAGGATTTACGACCTTCCGGCCCTGACTTATCCGAAGACCCGCCCTTATCCCCGTTCCGTAGACGGGATTTCCTGCTCTTCTGGACGGCGGGTGCCATAGACGGTCTCGGCACCTGCGCGTCCTCCCTCTTCCTTCCACTGATTCTGCTGGGCGCCGGATATCCGGCGGGCCTCGCCGGCCTCGTCGCGACGGTGGCGCTGGTCAGCGGACTGGTGGTGTCGCCGGTCGCGGGCGTGTTCGCCGACCGATGGCCGCGCAAGCCCATGATGTGCGCGGCGGCCCTGGTCGCGGCGGGCGCCATGGGATCGGTGTTCGTGACGGTGGCTCTCGGCCACGTCGTCCTGGCCCACGTCCTCGTCGCGGCCGTGATCGAGCAGGCGGCCAGTGCCACGTACGGGGCCGCGGCCTCCGGGACGATCCGCCGGCTGGTGCCGCCCCAGGAGTACGCCCGGGCGATCGGACACCTACAGGCCCGGGACCAGGCGGTGCAGATCGTCGGCCCGACCCTCGGCGGCGTGCTGTACCAACTGGCCCGGTGGGTTCCGCTGCTCGCGGACGCGGCGTCCTTCCTGCTGGTCGCGGCGTTGAGCAAGGCGATCCGCACCGACCTCACGCCCGAACGGGACGGGCCGGCCGCGTCGTTCACCCGTGACCTCGCCGAAGGACTGCGCTTCGTGCGCGCCGAACCCTTCCTGCGCTTCGTCGTGGTGTGGACCGCCGGGATCAACGCGCTGCTCGGCGCGCTGTACTTCCACGCGGTGTTCGCCTCTCACGCCCGGGGCGCCGGCCCCTCCGCGATCGGACTCATCCTCACCCTGGCGGGCGTCGGCGGACTGCTGGGCGCGCTCGCCGCGCCGTGGCTGGTGCGGCGGGTCCCGGCCGCGCGGATCGTGACGGGCGCGTCGTGGGCCATGGTGCCCACGGCGGCGGGGCTCGCGTTCGCGTCCCGGACCTGGGCCTACGGGCTGCTGTTGAGCGGGGTGTCGCTGATCGTGCCGTCCGTGGTGGTCGTACTGCAGACGCGGGCGGTGCTGGTCACCCCCGACCGGCTGCTGGCCCGTATGGGGACGGTGCTGGGCACCGCCGGCCAAGGAGTCGCGGTGCTCGCGCCACTGGCGGCAGGGGTCCTGGTGACGGCGTACGGGGGGCGTGCGGTGGCGTTGGGCTGCGCGGGCGCGTTCGCCGGTCTGGCGCTGTACGCGACCGCCAGGGCCGGGCTCGTGGTCCGGGAGGTGCCGTGA